A stretch of Paludisphaera borealis DNA encodes these proteins:
- a CDS encoding BlaI/MecI/CopY family transcriptional regulator, whose amino-acid sequence MENQPGLSDAEREVLRVLWDQGPGTVREIKDALTERGRGWAYTTVSTLLQRLATKQYAAADSSVMPHIYRATVSRDELLERRLKDAAHELCDGQAAPLMLALVQGNRFSADELARFRRLLDEAAGDESRRKKS is encoded by the coding sequence ATGGAGAATCAGCCGGGATTGAGCGACGCGGAGCGCGAGGTTCTGAGGGTGCTCTGGGACCAGGGGCCGGGGACGGTCCGCGAGATCAAGGATGCGCTCACGGAGCGGGGCAGGGGGTGGGCGTACACGACGGTCTCGACGCTGCTCCAGCGCTTGGCGACGAAGCAATACGCCGCCGCCGATTCGTCGGTGATGCCGCACATTTACCGCGCTACGGTCAGTCGCGACGAGTTGCTCGAGCGCCGGCTCAAGGACGCCGCGCACGAGCTTTGCGACGGCCAGGCCGCGCCGTTGATGCTGGCTCTCGTGCAAGGCAACCGCTTCTCCGCCGACGAGCTGGCCCGATTCCGCCGCCTGCTCGACGAGGCCGCCGGCGACGAATCCCGGCGCAAGAAATCGTGA
- a CDS encoding glycosyltransferase family 39 protein, whose amino-acid sequence MLSANRASLLGGIGVAVMTLILMIATESRMAIVWDEGYTLGREGRVRDWLRALRDPKTFAATWRAASPLEDLVQQVGVGPPRPDQVDTRAKLLDSRVVEWFWPFAREEPHGHPPFYAIVGMAGDVLAPSWELLPRARLGPMIAFSLTAGALFAFMTRRRGLWAGAATAGAWIFQPRLFAHGHYALYDALLTCLWVGSILAFTKAVEPGDPPTTGPRWRWVVAFGLLGAAAAGTKLTGWFLCLPFLAWTAVSRNRRAGLALAVGGLVALVALVALIPPWWSNPIAGVDRFLRSNLSRGQTTEIPTAFLGQVYLTPQGSLPWYNTLVWTAFVTPVGFLALALAGTVWAVRSARSRPLWLLVVIHWAFLLALRALPHTPGHDAERQFLPAFGCLALVAGLGGAWAVEALGRWGKALVIAALTEGAVSLAIMMPVPLSYYSPLVGGLPGAARLGMEPTYYWDALFEDALNRLNTVVRPGETLLLPAYTSSFRYLRQSGKLRPDFLWPEAMRYASHVPEWYIIQNRVGFLTDLEREVIARAKSENVLASKWGVPLILIFRNQGLERK is encoded by the coding sequence ATGCTGAGCGCGAATCGGGCGAGCCTGCTCGGAGGCATCGGCGTCGCGGTCATGACCCTGATCCTGATGATCGCGACCGAGTCCCGCATGGCGATCGTCTGGGATGAGGGGTACACGCTGGGTCGCGAGGGGAGAGTTCGCGACTGGCTGCGCGCGCTGCGCGACCCGAAGACCTTCGCCGCGACATGGCGGGCGGCGTCGCCATTGGAGGATCTCGTCCAGCAGGTCGGCGTCGGTCCTCCTCGGCCCGACCAGGTTGATACGCGCGCCAAGTTGCTGGACTCTCGGGTCGTGGAATGGTTCTGGCCGTTCGCGCGCGAGGAGCCTCACGGCCATCCTCCATTTTATGCGATCGTGGGGATGGCCGGCGACGTGCTGGCGCCGTCTTGGGAGTTGCTGCCTCGCGCCCGCCTCGGCCCGATGATCGCTTTCAGCCTTACGGCGGGCGCGTTGTTTGCCTTCATGACGCGTCGCCGGGGCCTCTGGGCGGGCGCGGCGACGGCCGGGGCGTGGATCTTCCAGCCGCGCCTGTTCGCTCACGGTCATTACGCGCTCTACGATGCGCTGCTCACGTGCCTTTGGGTCGGATCGATCCTCGCCTTCACGAAGGCGGTCGAGCCGGGCGACCCGCCGACCACCGGGCCGCGGTGGCGCTGGGTCGTCGCGTTCGGCCTGCTCGGGGCGGCGGCGGCGGGAACGAAGCTCACCGGCTGGTTCCTTTGTTTGCCGTTCCTGGCCTGGACCGCCGTCTCCCGCAACCGTCGCGCCGGTCTGGCGCTGGCGGTCGGCGGCCTCGTGGCTCTGGTTGCCCTCGTCGCTCTCATCCCCCCCTGGTGGAGCAATCCGATCGCGGGAGTCGATCGCTTCCTGCGGTCTAATCTGAGTCGGGGACAGACCACGGAGATCCCCACCGCATTCCTCGGTCAGGTCTACCTTACCCCTCAGGGGTCGCTGCCGTGGTATAACACGCTGGTCTGGACCGCCTTTGTGACGCCGGTCGGGTTCCTGGCTCTCGCCCTGGCCGGCACCGTCTGGGCGGTGCGCTCAGCGCGCTCGCGGCCCTTATGGCTTCTGGTGGTGATCCACTGGGCGTTCCTGCTGGCGTTGCGCGCGCTGCCGCATACTCCGGGTCACGACGCCGAGCGTCAATTCCTGCCGGCCTTCGGTTGCCTGGCACTCGTCGCGGGGCTGGGAGGAGCCTGGGCCGTCGAGGCGCTGGGGCGGTGGGGAAAGGCTCTGGTAATCGCCGCTCTGACGGAAGGAGCCGTGAGCCTCGCGATAATGATGCCGGTCCCGCTCTCGTATTACAGCCCGCTCGTCGGCGGTTTGCCAGGTGCCGCCCGATTGGGAATGGAACCGACCTACTACTGGGACGCCCTATTCGAGGACGCTCTCAATCGCCTCAATACGGTCGTCCGGCCCGGTGAGACACTCCTGCTCCCCGCCTACACGTCGAGCTTTCGGTATTTGCGGCAGTCAGGCAAACTGCGCCCGGACTTCCTCTGGCCGGAAGCCATGCGGTATGCATCACATGTCCCGGAATGGTACATCATCCAGAACCGCGTCGGTTTTTTGACTGACCTGGAACGAGAAGTCATCGCGCGAGCCAAGTCCGAGAACGTCCTCGCCTCGAAGTGGGGCGTCCCCCTGATCTTGATCTTTCGCAACCAGGGCTTGGAGCGTAAGTAG
- a CDS encoding leucyl aminopeptidase has protein sequence MTIRIVRQASTTVASQWLVVGVFEKNGELAPELRGTPAEALCGRLIAQKELNGSLGELTALHGLAGFEVPSVLLVGLGTRNKFDALAAYTAGVALAKRLAGKPRDSVAVSLASLLDGGHSKLASALIEGVIVGQRSAGLRKSEPNRHTFGRLDVVLPAETTDEAAAAVEALVARAEIVGQAVNLARDLVNTPPSEKPPGVLAAWVGKHAADAGIDVQIWDEAKIREERFGGLLAVAAGSDEPPAFVVLEYRKGGEAPTLALVGKGVTFDSGGLSLKPSASMEDMKSDMTGAAVVAATMQAIARLGLAVNVVGYLAITENMTGGRAMKLGDVLTMRNGKTVEVLNTDAEGRLILADALSYAAESRPARILDLATLTGACMVGLGPKIAGLFSNDEVFTHELLESCGRTGERAWEMPFDDDFKDQLKSNVADLKNVGGKWGGAITAAKFLEEFTASIPWIHLDIAGPSWNDGDSSTRDVGGTGCFVRTLTTHLESIASTRVS, from the coding sequence ATGACTATCAGGATCGTTCGCCAGGCGTCGACGACGGTGGCATCGCAGTGGCTTGTGGTCGGGGTTTTCGAGAAGAACGGCGAGCTTGCGCCGGAACTTCGGGGGACGCCGGCCGAGGCGCTTTGCGGTCGGTTGATCGCTCAGAAGGAGCTGAACGGATCGCTGGGCGAACTGACCGCGCTGCACGGGCTGGCCGGTTTCGAGGTGCCGTCGGTCTTGCTTGTGGGTCTCGGGACGCGTAACAAATTCGATGCACTCGCCGCGTATACGGCTGGCGTCGCTCTGGCCAAGCGGCTCGCGGGCAAGCCTCGGGACTCAGTCGCGGTGAGCCTTGCGAGTCTTCTCGACGGCGGGCATTCCAAGCTGGCCTCGGCCCTGATCGAAGGCGTGATCGTGGGCCAGCGCAGCGCGGGCCTGCGCAAGAGCGAGCCGAACCGGCACACTTTCGGACGGCTCGACGTCGTCTTGCCTGCCGAGACGACCGACGAGGCCGCGGCGGCCGTCGAAGCGCTCGTCGCGCGGGCCGAGATCGTCGGCCAGGCCGTCAACCTGGCGCGCGACCTGGTCAATACGCCCCCCTCGGAGAAGCCTCCGGGCGTACTCGCCGCCTGGGTCGGCAAGCACGCGGCCGACGCCGGGATCGACGTCCAGATCTGGGACGAGGCCAAGATCCGCGAGGAGCGGTTCGGCGGTCTGCTGGCGGTCGCGGCGGGGTCGGACGAGCCGCCGGCGTTCGTCGTCCTTGAGTACCGCAAGGGGGGCGAGGCCCCGACGTTGGCACTCGTCGGCAAGGGGGTGACGTTCGACTCGGGCGGCCTGAGCCTCAAGCCGAGCGCGTCGATGGAAGATATGAAAAGCGACATGACCGGCGCGGCCGTGGTCGCCGCGACGATGCAGGCCATTGCTCGGCTTGGCCTGGCGGTGAACGTGGTCGGATACCTCGCGATCACCGAGAACATGACCGGCGGGCGCGCCATGAAGCTCGGCGACGTCCTGACGATGCGCAACGGTAAGACCGTCGAGGTGCTCAACACCGACGCCGAGGGACGGTTGATCCTCGCGGACGCGCTCAGCTACGCCGCGGAGAGCCGACCGGCGCGAATTCTCGACCTCGCGACGCTGACGGGCGCCTGCATGGTCGGGCTCGGGCCCAAGATCGCGGGCCTGTTCAGCAACGACGAAGTTTTCACCCACGAGTTGCTCGAATCGTGCGGGCGGACCGGGGAGCGGGCGTGGGAGATGCCGTTCGACGACGATTTCAAGGATCAGCTCAAGAGCAACGTCGCCGACCTGAAGAACGTGGGAGGGAAGTGGGGAGGCGCGATCACGGCGGCCAAGTTCCTTGAGGAGTTCACCGCCTCGATCCCCTGGATCCACCTGGACATCGCCGGTCCGAGCTGGAACGACGGCGACAGCTCGACGCGCGACGTGGGAGGGACCGGCTGCTTCGTCCGGACGCTGACGACCCATCTCGAATCGATCGCATCGACCCGCGTATCGTGA
- a CDS encoding alpha/beta hydrolase family esterase yields MNAGPLLALALAAFTTTKLPAGDHQRSLTSEGLPRAYWVHIPPGYDASKPTPVVLILHSALMNGPSMAKFCGMNDKADQAGFIAVYPNGAGPTSLFKYWDAGGVKFRDSDDVGFIAKVLDDLESVVHVDRKRVFAAGMSNGGMMCYRLAAELSNRIAAIASVAGSMAINDCHPKRPVPVLHFHGTKDGVVLYNGPDERTPSNIKFLSVDDTVRAWARLDGCPPTPSIDVLPHLKDQIPIRRAIYGPGTDGAEVVLYSVQGGGHTWPGRDPEMFFLGKSTKDVSANDLIWEFFQKHPMK; encoded by the coding sequence ATGAACGCTGGACCGCTGCTCGCTCTCGCGTTGGCCGCATTCACCACGACGAAACTCCCCGCCGGCGACCATCAGCGGTCGCTCACCAGCGAAGGCCTCCCTCGTGCGTACTGGGTTCACATCCCGCCCGGTTACGACGCCTCCAAGCCCACGCCGGTCGTCCTGATCCTCCACTCGGCTCTCATGAACGGCCCCTCGATGGCGAAGTTCTGCGGGATGAACGACAAGGCCGACCAGGCCGGCTTCATCGCGGTCTACCCCAACGGAGCCGGGCCAACGTCCCTGTTCAAATACTGGGACGCCGGCGGGGTGAAGTTCCGGGACTCCGACGACGTCGGTTTCATCGCCAAGGTGCTCGACGACCTGGAATCGGTGGTCCACGTCGACCGCAAGCGGGTCTTCGCGGCGGGCATGTCCAACGGCGGCATGATGTGCTACCGGCTCGCCGCCGAGCTGTCCAACCGGATCGCCGCCATCGCATCGGTCGCCGGCTCCATGGCGATCAACGACTGCCACCCCAAGCGCCCCGTCCCCGTGCTCCACTTTCACGGCACCAAGGACGGCGTGGTCCTCTACAACGGCCCGGACGAACGCACCCCCTCGAACATCAAATTCCTCTCGGTCGACGACACCGTGCGGGCCTGGGCGAGGCTCGACGGCTGCCCGCCCACCCCGTCCATCGACGTCCTGCCTCATCTCAAAGATCAGATCCCGATCCGCCGCGCCATCTACGGACCGGGAACCGACGGCGCCGAAGTCGTCCTCTACTCCGTCCAGGGCGGAGGCCACACCTGGCCCGGCCGCGACCCCGAGATGTTCTTCCTCGGCAAGAGCACCAAGGACGTTTCCGCCAACGACCTCATCTGGGAGTTCTTCCAGAAGCACCCGATGAAGTAA
- a CDS encoding M56 family metallopeptidase, whose translation MLWWFAETSLVAGLLAALAAGFSRLRPITPTTRHLLWLAVLIKFVTPPLISSPWAVSWPMETKPAIERASFDAPLAAPAVESLPAPHVVRVSWPPPEKDRDSAPAAAVTAPSPRPAGARPIVVREMIQRWLFAGWLGGAIAVGLFQVVRIHHFQRRLRQAVPAPTWLADEAESIAARLGVKVPELLAVAELGSPMIWCLGRPKLLVPARLLKSIAADQWRGVLAHELAHLRRRDHWVRRLELAAELVWWWNPLYWAARRRLDAEAELACDAWVVWSLPDDRLTYAQVLLQICSDLSLAKSPAPALSVAGSGPFFERRLNMILRDQTTCRPSPLALMGVCVLSLAALPSWTLATTPTATPARSASLAFDDDNGHDKKKDKDDKDAKKKKDKDESKKSFDFDFDIDVDTSDIEKSLESAFGPDFEKSIEDWAEKLEEKLGDGSDFAEKMEAFGEEMEKKFGEGSDFAKKMEAFGEKMEEKFGDGSDFAKKMESFGEKMEKKFGEGSDFAKKMESIGKDLEKKLGPGSEFEAKMKKVAEKMSEAHERDTDLKKADAEENSEDSSGSEKAAKEKEKSNHSEARAADRKAREAARQERDAARKARDADRKAGDLDRKASAPDRKPDATDRKKLAADRKARLKMLEAKLQELAKEIKALESDDANEE comes from the coding sequence ATGCTCTGGTGGTTCGCGGAAACGTCGCTCGTCGCGGGTCTGCTCGCGGCGCTTGCGGCGGGCTTCTCCCGGCTTCGGCCGATCACTCCGACGACGCGCCACCTGTTATGGCTGGCCGTCCTGATCAAGTTCGTCACGCCGCCGCTGATCTCGTCGCCCTGGGCCGTCTCGTGGCCGATGGAGACGAAGCCGGCGATCGAGCGAGCAAGTTTCGACGCCCCGCTCGCGGCCCCGGCCGTCGAAAGCCTTCCCGCTCCGCACGTCGTTCGCGTCTCCTGGCCGCCGCCTGAAAAGGACCGAGATTCCGCGCCGGCGGCAGCCGTGACGGCGCCGAGCCCGAGGCCGGCCGGCGCGCGTCCCATCGTGGTTCGGGAAATGATCCAGCGCTGGCTGTTCGCCGGATGGCTCGGCGGCGCCATCGCGGTCGGACTGTTCCAAGTGGTTCGCATCCATCACTTCCAGCGTCGGCTTCGCCAGGCAGTCCCCGCGCCGACGTGGCTCGCCGATGAGGCGGAGTCGATCGCCGCGCGGCTTGGAGTCAAGGTTCCCGAGCTGCTGGCGGTCGCCGAGCTGGGCTCGCCGATGATCTGGTGCCTCGGCCGGCCCAAGCTTTTGGTCCCCGCCCGCTTGCTCAAGTCGATCGCCGCCGATCAGTGGAGAGGCGTCCTCGCGCACGAACTGGCGCACCTCCGACGCCGCGACCACTGGGTCCGCCGCCTTGAGCTGGCCGCCGAGCTGGTCTGGTGGTGGAACCCGCTGTACTGGGCCGCCCGCCGCCGGCTCGACGCCGAGGCCGAACTCGCCTGCGACGCCTGGGTGGTCTGGTCGTTGCCCGACGACCGTCTGACCTACGCCCAGGTCCTGCTTCAAATCTGTTCCGACCTGTCCCTTGCCAAGTCGCCGGCCCCCGCGCTGAGCGTCGCCGGCTCCGGTCCCTTCTTCGAAAGGCGATTGAACATGATCCTACGCGATCAAACGACGTGCCGCCCCTCTCCCTTGGCCCTGATGGGCGTCTGCGTACTGTCGCTGGCGGCCTTGCCGTCGTGGACCCTCGCCACCACGCCGACGGCCACGCCCGCCCGCTCGGCGAGCCTCGCGTTCGACGACGACAACGGCCACGACAAGAAGAAGGATAAGGACGACAAAGACGCCAAGAAGAAGAAGGACAAGGACGAGAGCAAGAAGTCCTTCGACTTTGATTTTGATATCGACGTCGACACCTCGGACATCGAAAAGAGCCTCGAATCGGCCTTCGGTCCCGACTTTGAGAAGTCGATCGAAGACTGGGCCGAGAAGCTCGAAGAGAAGCTCGGCGACGGCTCCGACTTCGCCGAGAAGATGGAAGCCTTCGGCGAAGAGATGGAGAAGAAGTTCGGCGAAGGCTCCGACTTCGCCAAGAAGATGGAAGCCTTCGGCGAAAAGATGGAGGAGAAATTCGGCGACGGCTCCGACTTCGCCAAGAAGATGGAATCCTTCGGCGAGAAGATGGAGAAGAAGTTCGGCGAAGGCTCCGACTTCGCCAAGAAGATGGAATCGATCGGCAAGGACCTCGAAAAGAAGCTCGGACCCGGGTCCGAGTTCGAGGCGAAGATGAAGAAGGTCGCCGAGAAGATGAGCGAGGCCCACGAGCGAGACACCGACCTCAAGAAAGCCGATGCTGAGGAAAATTCAGAAGATTCATCAGGGTCGGAGAAGGCCGCGAAGGAGAAGGAGAAGTCCAACCACAGCGAGGCCCGCGCCGCGGATCGCAAAGCCCGCGAAGCCGCTCGCCAAGAGCGTGACGCCGCCCGCAAGGCGCGGGACGCGGACCGCAAGGCCGGCGACCTGGACCGCAAAGCCAGCGCCCCGGATCGCAAGCCCGACGCCACGGATCGCAAGAAACTCGCCGCCGACCGCAAGGCGCGGCTCAAGATGCTGGAGGCGAAGCTCCAGGAGTTGGCCAAGGAGATCAAAGCCCTCGAATCGGACGACGCGAACGAAGAGTAA
- a CDS encoding DUF1559 domain-containing protein: MLIRPLSEARRRAFTLIELLVVIAIIAVLISLLLPAVQSAREAARRAQCLNNLKQLGLSLANYESTNGTYPWVFAAQLAPGSAYGYDQAYSGLAQLLPFIEQAPLFNAYNSSWAYRTSPNATVSGTQVNAFFCPSDTEMAGNSYVEDANAQHGIPQTFTFTSYAGCYGYWAGNWTGTSVTNPFSATEVAAALGQHNGAFVSAGYPQLVPGTGRSLVRLASITDGTSNTIGFGEHAHGLLSKTDRSFFKWHWWVSGDFGDSTFTTFYPINIQKKKANYPSITGGNAFVQSASSFHPGGANFAMCDGSVRFLKDSISTWALDPTTGLPTGVTMTGSGYVRGPGAQQPGVYQALGSIAGGEVISADAY, encoded by the coding sequence ATGTTGATTCGTCCTCTGAGCGAGGCGCGACGTCGCGCCTTCACGCTCATCGAACTACTCGTCGTGATTGCGATCATCGCCGTCTTGATCTCGCTTCTCCTGCCGGCCGTCCAGTCCGCGCGCGAGGCGGCTCGACGCGCGCAGTGCCTCAACAACTTGAAGCAACTGGGGCTGTCGCTGGCTAACTACGAGAGCACCAATGGAACGTATCCGTGGGTGTTCGCGGCGCAGCTCGCGCCCGGTTCGGCTTACGGTTACGATCAGGCCTACAGTGGCCTCGCGCAGCTCCTGCCGTTCATCGAACAGGCCCCGCTCTTCAACGCTTACAACTCGAGTTGGGCCTACCGGACGAGTCCCAACGCGACGGTCAGCGGCACGCAGGTCAACGCGTTCTTCTGCCCGAGCGACACGGAGATGGCGGGCAACAGCTACGTCGAGGACGCCAACGCTCAGCACGGCATTCCTCAGACGTTCACGTTCACGAGCTACGCCGGCTGCTACGGCTACTGGGCCGGCAATTGGACCGGCACCTCGGTGACGAACCCGTTCAGCGCCACCGAGGTCGCCGCGGCGCTCGGCCAGCATAACGGCGCCTTCGTATCGGCGGGATACCCCCAGCTTGTTCCGGGAACAGGACGGAGCCTGGTTCGCCTGGCGTCGATCACCGACGGCACGAGCAACACCATCGGCTTCGGCGAACACGCGCACGGGCTGCTCAGCAAGACGGACAGATCCTTCTTCAAGTGGCACTGGTGGGTCTCCGGCGACTTCGGCGACAGCACCTTCACCACGTTCTATCCCATCAACATCCAGAAGAAGAAGGCGAACTACCCGTCGATCACCGGCGGCAACGCCTTCGTTCAGTCCGCGTCGAGCTTTCATCCGGGAGGAGCCAACTTCGCAATGTGCGATGGTTCGGTCCGGTTCCTCAAGGACAGCATCTCGACCTGGGCCCTTGATCCAACCACGGGCCTTCCGACCGGCGTCACCATGACCGGTTCCGGCTACGTCAGAGGCCCCGGCGCTCAACAACCGGGGGTCTACCAGGCGCTAGGCTCGATCGCCGGCGGCGAGGTCATCAGCGCGGACGCCTATTGA
- a CDS encoding D-2-hydroxyacid dehydrogenase — MKIVVLDGRTLNSDRTAWAGLDSLGEVAYYEVSQPEDVLERAAGATILVTNKFPLRRDLIAKLPDLKFITVTATGFDCVDLDAARERGIPVSNVPEYSTYSVAQFTFALLLELCQQVGLHAEAVKAGEWTNQPDFSLRKTPLVELAGKTLGIAGYGRIGRRVADVASAFGMNVVAYRPSGKVDRESDSVATCTLDELFERSDVVSLHCPLTDTTKGMVNRERLQRARPGMLLINTARGALIVEQDLADALNAGEIAGAAVDVVTREPIPADNPLLKAKNCLITPHIAWTTNEARERLLESSIANIKAFLAGKPVNVVN, encoded by the coding sequence GTGAAAATCGTCGTACTCGACGGTCGGACGTTGAACTCTGATCGCACCGCGTGGGCCGGGCTCGACTCGCTCGGCGAAGTCGCTTATTACGAGGTCAGTCAGCCCGAGGACGTCCTCGAACGAGCCGCTGGCGCGACGATCCTGGTCACGAACAAGTTCCCGCTCCGGCGTGACCTGATCGCCAAGCTGCCCGACCTGAAATTCATCACCGTCACCGCCACCGGCTTCGACTGCGTCGATCTCGACGCCGCCCGCGAGCGCGGAATCCCTGTCTCGAACGTCCCCGAGTACAGCACGTACTCGGTCGCACAGTTCACATTTGCCTTGCTGCTGGAACTGTGCCAGCAGGTCGGCCTGCATGCCGAAGCGGTGAAAGCCGGCGAGTGGACCAACCAGCCCGATTTCTCGCTCCGCAAGACGCCGCTCGTCGAGTTGGCGGGCAAAACGCTAGGGATCGCGGGCTATGGTCGGATCGGCCGCCGCGTCGCCGACGTCGCCAGCGCTTTCGGCATGAACGTCGTCGCCTACCGCCCCAGCGGCAAGGTCGATCGCGAAAGCGATTCCGTCGCCACCTGCACCCTCGACGAGCTGTTCGAGCGGTCCGACGTAGTCAGCCTGCACTGTCCGCTCACCGACACGACCAAGGGCATGGTGAACCGCGAGCGTCTCCAACGGGCACGGCCGGGCATGCTGCTGATCAACACGGCTCGCGGCGCGTTGATCGTCGAGCAAGACCTGGCCGACGCGCTCAACGCCGGCGAGATCGCCGGCGCGGCGGTCGACGTCGTCACGCGCGAGCCGATCCCGGCCGACAACCCGCTCCTGAAAGCCAAGAACTGCCTCATCACGCCGCACATCGCCTGGACCACCAACGAAGCCCGCGAACGCCTCCTCGAGTCCTCGATCGCCAACATCAAAGCCTTCCTGGCGGGCAAGCCGGTCAACGTGGTGAATTGA
- a CDS encoding S41 family peptidase has translation MRRIGLPCTAWLLAAVLAWTNLPTSWAAPPDESTASASPADRKIDDGPEAALERGLGHERGRNWAAAIETYRGALEHWPSRTDFSRRLRLCELHFKLVRRYHDASFRGVLLKLPREQSIELYSEVLERIQNFYVDPVPLEPLIRHGLDNLEVALRDPSFLQVNAATATPERVEWLRGQLRTMRAQLAVPDRNAAVEVALAASNLASQGLGLTATPVLLEFTCGACDALDDFTSYLTPDKLEDLYAMIDGNFVGLGVELKGTPNGLRLVGVIRGGPAWEAGLVSGDQIVKIAGQVVKGLSLDDAANRLQGTEGTSVDLEILKRDASIQSLRLVRRHVDVESVTRAKIVDEAEGVGYIQLSGFQKSSAEEIDQAVSGLQNLGMRTLVLDLRGNPGGLLNVAVDIADRFIEDGVIVSTRGRAAGQSQMFKADGRARWRMPVYVLVDHDSASASEILAGALQDHHRATIVGERTYGKGSVQSIFSLRSAPAGLKLTTAKFYSPRDRAYSEQGVTPDMPIKTRVAAKPVAGEKEADKEGVDESLIGDPKFDVVLAAALRASKNRDPEVR, from the coding sequence ATGCGCCGCATCGGGCTTCCCTGCACGGCTTGGTTGTTAGCGGCTGTGCTCGCATGGACGAACCTCCCCACGAGCTGGGCCGCGCCCCCCGACGAGTCGACGGCCTCGGCGAGCCCGGCCGATCGCAAGATCGACGACGGCCCGGAAGCGGCGCTCGAACGCGGTCTCGGCCACGAGCGCGGCCGCAACTGGGCGGCGGCCATCGAGACCTACCGCGGGGCGCTCGAGCACTGGCCGAGCCGGACCGATTTCAGCAGGCGGCTGCGGCTCTGCGAGCTGCATTTCAAGCTGGTGCGCCGCTATCACGACGCGAGCTTTCGGGGCGTGTTGCTGAAGCTGCCGCGCGAGCAGTCGATCGAACTGTACAGCGAGGTCCTCGAACGGATCCAGAACTTCTACGTCGACCCGGTTCCGCTCGAACCGCTGATCCGTCATGGCCTCGACAACCTGGAAGTGGCCCTCCGCGACCCGTCGTTCCTCCAGGTCAACGCGGCGACCGCGACGCCGGAGCGCGTGGAGTGGCTGCGCGGGCAGCTTCGGACGATGCGCGCCCAGCTTGCGGTCCCGGACCGGAACGCGGCGGTCGAGGTGGCGCTCGCGGCCTCGAACCTGGCGAGCCAGGGCTTGGGCCTGACGGCCACGCCGGTTTTGCTCGAATTCACTTGCGGGGCCTGCGACGCCCTGGACGATTTCACGAGCTACCTGACTCCTGACAAGCTCGAAGACCTGTACGCCATGATCGACGGTAATTTCGTCGGCCTGGGCGTCGAGCTGAAGGGAACCCCGAACGGGCTCCGGCTGGTGGGCGTGATTCGGGGCGGGCCGGCATGGGAGGCCGGGCTCGTTTCGGGTGACCAGATCGTCAAGATCGCCGGCCAGGTGGTCAAGGGCCTGAGCCTCGACGACGCGGCCAATCGTCTGCAAGGGACCGAGGGGACCAGCGTCGACCTGGAGATCCTCAAGCGCGACGCCTCGATCCAGTCGCTCCGCCTGGTCCGCCGTCACGTCGACGTCGAGAGCGTCACCCGGGCCAAGATCGTCGACGAGGCCGAAGGGGTCGGTTACATCCAGCTCTCCGGCTTTCAGAAGTCGTCGGCAGAGGAGATCGATCAGGCCGTCTCCGGGCTCCAGAACCTGGGTATGCGGACCCTGGTGCTCGACCTCCGGGGCAACCCTGGCGGCCTGCTGAACGTCGCCGTCGACATCGCCGACCGGTTCATCGAAGACGGCGTGATCGTGTCGACCCGAGGCCGGGCCGCCGGCCAGAGCCAGATGTTCAAGGCGGACGGCCGGGCGCGGTGGCGGATGCCGGTGTACGTCCTGGTCGACCACGACAGCGCCAGCGCCAGCGAGATCCTCGCCGGCGCGCTCCAGGACCATCATCGCGCCACGATCGTCGGCGAGCGGACTTACGGCAAGGGATCGGTGCAGAGCATCTTCTCGCTCCGCTCGGCGCCGGCGGGCCTCAAGCTCACGACGGCCAAATTCTACTCGCCGCGCGACCGGGCCTACAGCGAGCAAGGGGTCACGCCCGACATGCCGATCAAGACCCGCGTCGCGGCCAAACCCGTCGCCGGCGAGAAAGAGGCCGACAAGGAGGGTGTCGACGAGTCGCTGATCGGCGATCCCAAGTTCGACGTCGTCCTCGCCGCCGCCCTTCGCGCCTCCAAGAACCGGGACCCCGAGGTCCGCTGA